The Acutalibacter muris genomic sequence CCCGCTGGAAAGGAGCGCGCGGCGTGGGCGTTGAAGTCCGCCCGGGTCTTGAGCCCATCTGCATACGTTGGATAGCAGGAGCGGCTCATGTCCAGGGCCAGCTCATATGCAGAGTCCAGATACTGCATATACTCATCTTGGGCTAATTGTCTTAGCATATATGGTTCTCCTTGATCTTTTCGACTATCCCCTCGGTCTTCATCCCCCTGGAGCCCTTTACGAGCACAGCGTCCCCGGGCCTTAGAAGTTCCCTCAAAAGCTCCCAGGCCTGGGCGTTGTCCTTCGCGCATATGGCCCCGGGGCCGTACCCCTCGGCAATTATCTCACCAAGCTCGCCCACGGCGATAAGGGTATCTATGCCCAGCTCCTTCGCATACGCGCCGGTCTCAAGATGGCCTTGTTGGGTATAGTCCCCCAGTTCCCGCATACCCGCCAGCACCGCGAACCTTTGCCCGGATATTTCCTGTCCGGCCAGCAGGCCGAGGGCGCTGCGCATGGAGTCGGGGCTGGCGTTGTAGCTGTCGTCGATAAGCAGCACGCCCCCCTCCTGAGAGATGACCTGGCGCATTTTCGGCGGGATATATCCCGCCAGCGCCCGAGCCGCGTCGGGGAGCGGTACCCCCAGCCAGTCGGCAGCAGCCAGCGCGGCCAGCGCATCGCAGGCCATATGGCTGCCCGGCGCCGGTAGGCGCACGGACTGTGTGCGGCCGTCGGGGGTGCGGCAGAGGAAGCTCTGGCCCCCGCTGTCCGTTTCTAGGTCCGTGCCCCGCCACATACACCCTTCAGAAAGGCCGAAGGTCACAATTCTATAGCGGCCCCCGCTGTCTAAAGAAGACAGCAGGTCGTTGTCCCCCGAGACGAACAGGGGAGCGTCAGACTTGAGATAGTCCGCAAGCTTCACCTTCTCTGCCATGATATTCTCTCGGGTTTTCATGAACTCGATATGGGAGGTGCCGATGGTGGTGATTATCCCGCAGGTGGGTTTTACCACCCGGGCGATGCGCTCCATCTCCCCGGGCATACTTACGCCCATCTCCACCACGGCGGCGGTATGCTCCGGCTCTAGGCCGCAGACGGTTATGGGCACGCCCACCTGGCTGTTGGCGTTGCCGGGGGTCTTCCATACCTTATGCCCCGCGCCTATGGCCAGGGCGGCCATCTCCTTGGCGGTGGTCTTGCCCACGCTCCCGGTTATGCCCAGGATAGGGAGGCTGAACCTCTCCCGGTACTTCTCCGCTGCCCTCTGTAAGGCGGCCCGGCAGTCCTCCACCAGCACCAGGGGGCCCTCCGCCTCCATGGGGTGGTCCGTAAAGCTGGCGGCGGCGCCGTTTCTAAAGGCGGAGCCTATGAAGTCGTGGCCGTCGTTATTCTCGCCCCTTATGGGCACGAACATCAGCCCGGGTCCCGCGCACCGGCTGTCGGTAAAAAAGTTCGTCACCACCGCGCCCGGGTCGCCGCGTAATATTCTGCCGCCGGCAAGGCCGGCAATTTCGAAAAGCGTAAGCTTCATTGGAGCCACCCCTTGTTGTAAAGTTTATTCGTTATGCCAGCGAGCCCATAGGGTCCCAGGGCTCCAGCTCGATGGGAGCCTGGTCCAGCTCGGCCCGCTGCTCGTCGGTCAGGTACTTCTTATGTACCACTACCTGATAGGTGTACTCGGTAAACCAGTCGTCGCTCATGACAAAGTACCCCTTCTCCCCGGGCTCGTCACCCCAGCTGTTCTCTACCTTCCAGCGGTCAGGAGCGCCGTTCTCGTCCAGGTTCACCCCCTGGAACACCATGGCGTGGGTCATCAGGCTGTCGCCGTAGTCCAGGCGCTGGGCCTTATCCATGCCGAACTCCACCCCGAAAAGCTGGTCCGGGCGCAGGGCCTCCAGGTCCATGATGCCGGTCTTCCTGGTGGAGCTCTTGCCCACGTCGCAGCCGAACCAAACCGGCGCGCCGTCCTGCATCTGGCGTATGGCGGCCTTCTTCAGGTCCTCAACGGGCAGGTTTAGGTACTTCACGGGCCTGCCCTCCTTCACGTTGCCCAACAGCTTCACGGTAAAGGTTTTATGGAAGGGCTTGTCAGCGGTGGTGGCGTTTATCAGGCTGACGTAGTCCGAGAGCTCCCAGCCTACATATTTTTCATAGAAGCTCCGCCCGGTCATATCTGTCTCCCGGATAAACGTCTTGTCCTTGTCCCTGGCTTCAAAGGTGAAGGTTTTGGGCGGGTTGCCAAAGGCGATGCAGAGCATATTGTAGATGGTGCAGAGCATAGCTTCCTTCATTTCCCGCAGCTGCTCCACGGTCTTGCCCCCGGCATGGCCGGTGCGTAAAACGCGGGCGAACTCCCGAAGCTTGCGGGTCATGTAGGAGGTGACCTCCCAGGTGCCCGAGGAGCAGGCTGTCTCGGGCATGGCGTCCTTGGGCACAACGCCGTACTTATCCACCAAATTGCACAGCATATCCCACTGACCGCCATCGTTCAGGGGCGCGCCCAACAGGTGGGCTATCACCCGGCCGTTGGTGGGTTCATCAAGGGTATCTAAGATACTCTCAAGGAAGTAGTTGGACTTCTCCAGCTTGTCGTAAAAGAGCAGGTAATTCTGGGAGAGCTCGAAATCCTCCAGGTTCAGCTTTCTCATGACCTCCACCCGCATGGTGTTCAGCGCCGCGAACATCCAGCAGCGCCCCGAGGATTTCTGGTTGGTGATATGCCCGGTCTTCAGCTCCACCGAGAATTGGAAGCGGTCCCGCCGGGCGGCAAAGGGATCTGTGGCGCTCTGGTTCACGCCGTTTGCTGTTACCGCCAGCTGGGCCACCCGCTTTGCCGGGTCCCGGTGAAA encodes the following:
- a CDS encoding UDP-N-acetylmuramoyl-tripeptide--D-alanyl-D-alanine ligase codes for the protein MKLTLFEIAGLAGGRILRGDPGAVVTNFFTDSRCAGPGLMFVPIRGENNDGHDFIGSAFRNGAAASFTDHPMEAEGPLVLVEDCRAALQRAAEKYRERFSLPILGITGSVGKTTAKEMAALAIGAGHKVWKTPGNANSQVGVPITVCGLEPEHTAAVVEMGVSMPGEMERIARVVKPTCGIITTIGTSHIEFMKTRENIMAEKVKLADYLKSDAPLFVSGDNDLLSSLDSGGRYRIVTFGLSEGCMWRGTDLETDSGGQSFLCRTPDGRTQSVRLPAPGSHMACDALAALAAADWLGVPLPDAARALAGYIPPKMRQVISQEGGVLLIDDSYNASPDSMRSALGLLAGQEISGQRFAVLAGMRELGDYTQQGHLETGAYAKELGIDTLIAVGELGEIIAEGYGPGAICAKDNAQAWELLRELLRPGDAVLVKGSRGMKTEGIVEKIKENHIC
- a CDS encoding C1 family peptidase, with translation MNKGISLTQLEEFEKDFHRDPAKRVAQLAVTANGVNQSATDPFAARRDRFQFSVELKTGHITNQKSSGRCWMFAALNTMRVEVMRKLNLEDFELSQNYLLFYDKLEKSNYFLESILDTLDEPTNGRVIAHLLGAPLNDGGQWDMLCNLVDKYGVVPKDAMPETACSSGTWEVTSYMTRKLREFARVLRTGHAGGKTVEQLREMKEAMLCTIYNMLCIAFGNPPKTFTFEARDKDKTFIRETDMTGRSFYEKYVGWELSDYVSLINATTADKPFHKTFTVKLLGNVKEGRPVKYLNLPVEDLKKAAIRQMQDGAPVWFGCDVGKSSTRKTGIMDLEALRPDQLFGVEFGMDKAQRLDYGDSLMTHAMVFQGVNLDENGAPDRWKVENSWGDEPGEKGYFVMSDDWFTEYTYQVVVHKKYLTDEQRAELDQAPIELEPWDPMGSLA